A DNA window from Paenibacillus andongensis contains the following coding sequences:
- a CDS encoding ATP-binding protein, which translates to MKNLVKNERLQMIVIAIATATGAQFKINPFSNDYFRIGLGVSIFLFLLLLMPHLPYVKTGILTGFLSMIVQSGDWITHVHSYTILESLQNNVAAGCYYVVFAFGMSRLRQRLKELHPLMLGGYIALIDFVSNETELLLRGVFLGTNTFYFKEWFLIMVIAVVRSYFVIGLHNSIVISQMRFLHAEQEKRMEQMLNINSGLYGEAFYLRKAMDTIEGITADSYDLYRKLNEDNLKAYSQRTLGIAQQIHEVKKDSQRILAGLLKLFDSEVVVHMSLSEIMHFVVKGNQEYSEMLKKKIIIEKELAFNQNTTHYVPLLTIINNLVANAVEAIAKNGTIHIRVFEKEDDVYFIVTDSGKGIPDHKKELIFEPGYTTKYNEDGIAATGIGLSHVRDIVHSFGGSINVASLENASGTEFVVRLPLTSLIKEGRVDGTFHYDR; encoded by the coding sequence ATGAAGAATTTAGTGAAAAACGAAAGATTGCAAATGATCGTAATCGCTATAGCTACGGCCACCGGCGCACAATTCAAGATTAATCCCTTTAGCAACGATTATTTTCGCATTGGTCTTGGGGTTAGTATCTTTTTGTTTTTATTATTGCTCATGCCGCATCTGCCCTATGTGAAAACGGGTATCCTAACGGGGTTCCTTAGCATGATCGTTCAGTCTGGAGATTGGATTACTCACGTTCATTCCTATACGATCCTGGAGAGCTTGCAGAATAATGTGGCTGCCGGTTGTTATTATGTCGTATTTGCGTTTGGCATGAGTAGGCTTCGACAAAGATTGAAAGAACTTCACCCCCTCATGTTAGGTGGATATATCGCATTAATTGACTTCGTTTCTAATGAAACGGAGTTATTATTGCGTGGGGTATTTCTCGGTACGAATACCTTTTATTTTAAGGAATGGTTCCTTATAATGGTCATAGCAGTAGTACGCAGTTATTTTGTAATCGGCCTGCACAACAGCATTGTGATTAGTCAGATGCGGTTTCTACACGCGGAGCAGGAAAAACGGATGGAGCAGATGCTAAACATCAACTCTGGTTTGTATGGAGAAGCCTTCTATTTGAGAAAAGCAATGGATACTATCGAGGGGATTACCGCGGATAGCTATGACCTTTATCGGAAACTAAATGAAGATAATCTCAAAGCCTATAGTCAGCGCACGTTAGGAATTGCCCAACAAATCCATGAAGTGAAGAAGGATTCCCAACGTATTTTGGCAGGCTTGTTGAAATTATTCGATAGTGAAGTTGTTGTTCATATGAGTCTTTCGGAGATCATGCACTTTGTCGTAAAGGGAAATCAAGAATATAGCGAAATGCTAAAGAAGAAGATTATCATTGAAAAAGAACTGGCATTTAATCAGAACACGACGCACTATGTGCCGTTGTTGACGATCATTAATAATTTAGTTGCCAATGCGGTAGAAGCTATAGCGAAGAATGGAACGATACATATTCGGGTCTTTGAAAAAGAAGACGACGTTTATTTTATTGTTACAGATTCCGGAAAAGGAATTCCTGATCATAAGAAGGAACTTATTTTCGAACCTGGGTACACGACAAAATACAATGAAGATGGGATAGCAGCAACTGGAATCGGTCTTTCTCATGTACGCGATATTGTTCATTCCTTTGGGGGAAGTATTAATGTAGCATCATTAGAGAATGCA
- a CDS encoding ABC transporter permease — MTFRQFAFNNVTRNKRLYAAYFLSSMFMVMVFFTFAIFAFHPALNGEAVNSKATFGLNVASGIIYVFSFFFVLYSMSSFLQSRKKEFGLLMMLGTSTRQIRSMVFCENMLIGFFATIGGIGLGLVFAKGILLTAENVLIIGTELDFYLPLKAMIMSFVSFTILFLVISFVVSFVLRSGKLIDLIKGDKKSKGEPKASVLLTITAVALLGIGYFFALIAKGTFVFVVMVPVIIVVIIGTYLLFTQLSVYVIRSLKNRDSIFWRKTNMLLFADLSFRMKDNARTFFMVAIISTVAFSAIGSLYGFQSLATGSMKKQNPYTVTYTADKDKSKDKEVKDIAFIDEQLGSKQIETVKAQATLSYYRINDQKTLTLIAKQSDYNRFASVIGAGKINLRDGQSAVVHFERLGNNRDDKQLKQPIKLQSGMTLQPNVIVSSRVFTELYDYYVVKDDAYELLPNAIEQRRFHVWQAKGSQQQAIIQAGEIITRQVGRHDLSAVDYEVYDLNKTYGPVLFIGLFIGIVFFVSAGSFLYFRLYTDLDDDKQKFKAIAKMGLTEIELKKVLNRQTALLFFAPIVVALVHGGVALTALSHMFQYNLFTESAIVLCVFAAIQVVYFFIVRFFYTKQVKAAI; from the coding sequence ATGACCTTTCGTCAGTTCGCGTTTAATAACGTCACACGCAATAAGAGACTGTATGCGGCCTATTTTCTAAGCAGCATGTTCATGGTGATGGTATTTTTCACATTTGCAATCTTTGCTTTTCATCCGGCTCTGAACGGAGAAGCTGTGAATTCCAAAGCAACTTTTGGTCTTAATGTGGCTTCAGGCATCATTTACGTTTTTTCGTTTTTCTTCGTTTTGTATTCGATGAGCTCTTTTTTGCAGTCTCGTAAGAAAGAATTTGGATTATTGATGATGCTTGGAACGTCCACAAGACAAATCCGTTCGATGGTATTTTGTGAAAACATGCTCATCGGATTTTTCGCCACAATTGGAGGCATTGGCCTAGGATTAGTCTTTGCAAAAGGAATCTTGCTAACAGCTGAAAACGTTCTGATCATAGGAACAGAGTTGGATTTCTATCTTCCATTGAAGGCAATGATCATGTCGTTTGTTTCTTTTACCATTTTGTTTCTGGTCATTTCATTTGTTGTTTCTTTTGTCCTGCGCAGCGGAAAATTAATCGACCTGATTAAAGGAGATAAGAAGTCCAAAGGAGAGCCAAAGGCCTCTGTACTTTTAACCATAACAGCTGTTGCATTGCTCGGGATTGGTTACTTCTTTGCTTTGATTGCGAAAGGAACGTTTGTCTTCGTTGTTATGGTGCCAGTAATTATTGTGGTGATCATAGGTACCTATCTGTTGTTTACCCAATTAAGTGTTTATGTAATTCGCAGTCTAAAGAACAGGGATTCTATCTTCTGGCGGAAAACAAATATGCTGCTGTTCGCTGATCTTTCGTTTCGAATGAAGGATAATGCGCGGACATTTTTCATGGTGGCCATCATTTCAACCGTAGCCTTTAGCGCCATTGGGTCACTTTATGGATTTCAATCGCTAGCCACAGGTTCAATGAAAAAACAAAACCCTTACACGGTAACCTATACGGCAGACAAGGACAAAAGTAAGGATAAAGAAGTGAAGGATATCGCTTTCATCGATGAACAATTAGGCAGCAAGCAAATCGAGACCGTGAAGGCTCAAGCCACCCTCAGTTACTATCGCATTAACGACCAGAAGACTCTTACATTGATCGCCAAGCAATCTGATTATAATCGCTTTGCAAGTGTAATTGGAGCGGGTAAAATCAACCTGCGAGACGGGCAGTCGGCAGTTGTTCATTTTGAAAGACTCGGGAATAACCGAGATGATAAACAGCTGAAGCAGCCTATAAAGCTGCAATCAGGCATGACCCTGCAGCCTAATGTCATTGTCAGCTCAAGAGTTTTTACGGAATTATATGATTATTATGTCGTCAAAGATGATGCCTATGAGCTGCTTCCCAATGCAATTGAACAAAGAAGATTTCATGTATGGCAGGCGAAAGGAAGTCAGCAGCAGGCCATTATTCAAGCAGGAGAAATAATAACTAGACAAGTTGGACGCCATGATCTGTCTGCTGTTGATTACGAAGTGTATGACTTAAATAAAACCTATGGACCGGTCTTGTTTATTGGATTGTTTATAGGAATTGTCTTTTTCGTTTCGGCTGGAAGCTTTCTATATTTCCGCCTCTATACGGATTTAGACGACGACAAACAAAAATTTAAGGCAATTGCTAAAATGGGTTTGACTGAAATCGAATTGAAAAAAGTGCTTAACAGGCAAACAGCGCTTCTTTTCTTCGCACCTATTGTTGTAGCGCTTGTCCACGGGGGCGTGGCACTTACGGCCTTATCCCATATGTTTCAATACAATCTGTTTACAGAATCCGCCATTGTACTGTGTGTCTTTGCCGCTATACAAGTTGTCTATTTCTTCATTGTTCGCTTTTTCTATACAAAACAAGTTAAAGCAGCCATTTAA
- a CDS encoding ABC transporter ATP-binding protein, giving the protein MLKVKQVSKIYEGKIAYRALTDINLTIESGEFVGIMGPSGSGKTTLLNMIATIDEPTTGEIIIAGHNPHHLSKNDLAKFRRRELGFVFQDFNLLHTLTVEENIVLPLTLDGKKVSEMKQKANEIAKKLGITEIMKKRTYEISGGQAQRAAVARAMIHTPKLLLADEPTGNLDSKASKDVMEMLESINQTEQTTMMLVTHDPQAASYCNRVVFIRDGRFYSEIHRGDNRQIFFQKIIDTLSLLGGNANDLSSVRV; this is encoded by the coding sequence ATGCTGAAAGTGAAACAAGTAAGTAAAATCTATGAGGGGAAGATCGCCTACCGCGCTTTAACGGATATCAATTTAACCATTGAATCAGGTGAATTCGTTGGCATCATGGGTCCGTCTGGAAGCGGTAAAACAACCTTGCTGAATATGATCGCAACCATTGACGAACCGACAACTGGTGAAATCATAATCGCTGGCCATAATCCGCATCATCTAAGCAAAAACGACTTAGCGAAATTCCGCCGGCGTGAGCTCGGATTTGTGTTTCAAGACTTTAATTTATTACACACGTTAACGGTTGAAGAAAACATTGTCCTGCCTTTGACGTTGGATGGAAAAAAAGTCAGTGAGATGAAGCAGAAGGCAAATGAAATTGCCAAGAAACTTGGGATTACTGAGATTATGAAAAAACGCACGTACGAGATATCTGGCGGACAGGCGCAGAGAGCGGCAGTTGCCCGGGCAATGATTCATACGCCTAAGCTATTGCTTGCAGATGAACCGACTGGAAATCTGGATTCAAAAGCATCGAAGGATGTTATGGAAATGCTTGAATCCATTAATCAAACCGAACAAACAACGATGATGCTCGTAACGCATGACCCTCAAGCAGCCAGCTATTGCAACCGAGTCGTCTTCATCCGGGATGGAAGGTTTTATTCCGAAATTCATCGCGGCGATAATCGTCAGATTTTCTTCCAGAAGATTATCGATACACTCTCTTTATTGGGAGGTAACGCAAATGACCTTTCGTCAGTTCGCGTTTAA
- a CDS encoding sensor histidine kinase — protein sequence MKLFIKEHRLLLALQIIQFITILGVYWLDGYRNMAPALYAIFLGFFFLGCYLLYLYFSRRRFYQRLSNPLESLDDSFQKPEQTPVSEAFNKLLRNQYKHYQQQIKTAEHRQEEHLKFMDQWVHQMKTPLSVIELTAQNLDEPDSSYIREETERMKTGLNTILYMARLRTIEQDFHVKPVVLSKIVNEVNQENKRFYIRNQVYPQLQEMKEGIVVETDEKWLFFMLSQLVNNAVKYSAGKSKKVIISLYERDKEAILEVTDFGVGIPDTDKTRIFNPFYTGENGRKFRESTGMGLYLTKEAAEHLGHRIELNSEVYEGTTFRIIFASSQNLTSV from the coding sequence ATGAAGCTATTTATCAAAGAGCATAGGCTATTGCTGGCCTTGCAAATCATACAATTTATAACGATTCTTGGTGTTTACTGGCTTGATGGATATCGCAATATGGCGCCTGCTCTATATGCCATTTTCCTGGGATTTTTCTTTCTTGGATGCTATCTGTTATATCTTTACTTCAGCCGCCGCCGTTTCTATCAGCGCCTCAGCAACCCACTGGAGTCACTGGATGATTCCTTCCAGAAACCGGAGCAAACCCCTGTGTCGGAAGCTTTTAATAAGCTGCTAAGAAATCAGTATAAGCATTACCAACAACAAATCAAAACAGCAGAGCATCGACAAGAGGAGCATCTGAAGTTTATGGACCAATGGGTACACCAGATGAAAACACCTCTGTCCGTCATTGAACTTACCGCTCAGAATTTGGATGAACCGGATTCTTCTTATATTCGCGAAGAGACGGAACGAATGAAAACGGGGTTAAATACGATTCTGTATATGGCGCGTCTTCGAACCATTGAGCAGGATTTTCATGTCAAACCTGTCGTTCTGTCCAAAATCGTGAATGAAGTGAACCAGGAAAATAAACGATTCTATATCCGTAATCAAGTTTATCCTCAGCTGCAGGAGATGAAGGAAGGAATCGTCGTGGAGACGGATGAAAAATGGCTTTTCTTTATGCTTTCTCAATTAGTCAATAATGCGGTGAAATATTCAGCTGGGAAAAGCAAGAAAGTGATCATTTCTCTATATGAAAGAGATAAAGAAGCGATTTTGGAGGTAACTGACTTCGGAGTGGGTATCCCGGATACGGATAAAACCCGTATTTTCAACCCTTTCTATACAGGGGAAAATGGGCGTAAATTCAGAGAGTCGACGGGAATGGGTCTTTATTTAACGAAAGAGGCAGCCGAGCATCTAGGACATCGCATAGAACTTAATTCGGAAGTTTACGAAGGTACAACGTTTCGGATTATTTTCGCGTCATCGCAAAACCTTACATCCGTGTAA
- a CDS encoding response regulator transcription factor produces the protein MQTIMIVEDDPKIAELLQSYIKKYGYNVTLAADFDHVMDDFHTNRPDLVLLDINLPSYDGYYWCRQIRTQSICPVIFISARTGEMDQVMALENGGDDFITKPFHAEIVLAKIRSHLRRAYGEYAVKVGERVLERDGLKLYPERLEFIFGTKAASLTKKEADIIESLMERYPRVSGREDLLEKLWDDQAYVDENTLNVNITRVRKKFHELGIEDAVETVRGAGYRLNVTWTKAGD, from the coding sequence ATGCAAACCATTATGATCGTTGAAGACGATCCCAAAATTGCTGAGCTCTTACAGTCTTACATAAAAAAATACGGATATAACGTAACATTAGCAGCTGATTTTGATCATGTCATGGATGACTTTCATACAAATAGGCCGGATCTTGTACTTCTCGATATCAATTTACCCAGCTATGATGGGTATTATTGGTGCCGGCAGATTCGTACGCAATCGATATGTCCTGTGATATTTATATCAGCGCGAACCGGTGAAATGGACCAGGTCATGGCGCTGGAAAATGGCGGGGATGATTTTATTACGAAGCCGTTTCATGCTGAAATTGTTTTAGCGAAAATTCGCAGTCATCTTCGGCGTGCTTACGGGGAATACGCGGTGAAGGTTGGCGAGCGAGTATTGGAAAGAGACGGACTTAAGCTTTATCCAGAAAGGCTGGAATTCATATTCGGTACAAAGGCCGCTTCCCTGACGAAAAAAGAAGCCGACATTATCGAAAGCCTGATGGAGCGCTATCCGCGCGTATCTGGTCGTGAAGATTTACTTGAAAAGTTATGGGACGATCAGGCGTATGTAGATGAAAATACACTCAATGTAAACATTACACGCGTTAGGAAAAAATTCCATGAACTAGGCATTGAAGATGCGGTGGAAACGGTAAGGGGCGCCGGCTATCGTCTGAACGTTACATGGACGAAGGCGGGAGATTAA
- a CDS encoding DUF3231 family protein → MVGILEAAITTIKSLTDEEKPHPLHVGEVMACWIYLAGLEVAKATVQAGINTTYDEDLKAILKEDLELNHNQRERLYDFMLKEGITLPPAHENMPQSDPNSIPLGVKLTDDVLANELSFKIVSLILRAAGANAESIRTDFGLIFLQFQAEKVMLGAKLKQLMMQRGWIKIPPYFIPPGSPQTST, encoded by the coding sequence ATGGTTGGCATATTGGAAGCAGCAATTACTACAATTAAATCTTTGACAGATGAAGAAAAACCCCACCCTCTTCATGTAGGTGAGGTGATGGCTTGTTGGATTTACTTAGCGGGCCTTGAAGTTGCCAAAGCAACGGTCCAAGCGGGTATAAACACAACGTATGATGAAGATCTGAAAGCAATACTTAAGGAAGATTTGGAACTCAATCATAATCAACGGGAACGTCTCTATGATTTCATGCTGAAGGAAGGAATAACTTTACCACCTGCTCATGAGAATATGCCTCAATCAGATCCTAATAGTATTCCGCTTGGCGTTAAATTGACGGATGACGTACTTGCCAACGAATTATCGTTTAAAATCGTGAGTTTGATTCTCCGTGCCGCAGGTGCCAATGCAGAATCGATTCGGACAGATTTTGGCTTAATATTTCTTCAATTCCAAGCGGAAAAAGTTATGCTTGGGGCAAAATTAAAACAATTAATGATGCAACGCGGGTGGATAAAAATACCGCCATATTTCATTCCGCCTGGCTCTCCACAAACATCAACGTAA
- a CDS encoding EAL domain-containing protein, with product MMETLSNTYDFPLVLLSILIAIIASFAALDLGIHIHKAKGNARYIWLSGGAFAMGMGIWSMHFIAMLAFHLSVPVTYNVTLVIVSIIPAILSSGLALHIVSQPSMRKFQVITGAFFMGIGIVSMHYSGMEAMVMEATITYNSFLWALSAIIAFVVSLVALLLLFLAKQHSNKPGFRWRKAGSALVMGIAIAGMHYTGMSAATFRHDHQQISLHGASFDNTLLAYSIGIGMLIILGLVFISTFIENRFESQSLGSERKFRSVIESANDAIILADSTGTIISWNNGAQLIFGYQEKDTIGKKLQIIIPERYREAHKKGMERYLSTRTPHVIGKTVELQGLREDGSEFPIDLSLATWVEEGNTYFSSIIRDITERKKAEEKINQMVYLDPLTGLPNRHLLNDRLTQALDQAKENKQTIGIMFIDLDRFKYINDTLGHAMGDRLLIEVAKRIRDSMGKMDTVSRQGGDEFVVLLPNTTSDEVTKKAQKIVQLFTQSVVLSEHEMFVTPSIGISLFPADGRDIETLIKNADTAMYRVKEQGKNNFQFYTPDMNEIVSQKMKLEMGLRKGLERGEFKVYYQPQIDVISGKVIGVEALIRWQHPEWGHISPDEFIPLAEETGLIIPIGEWVLYEACHQNKIWQNAGYPPLRIAVNISSRQFQQNNLVEMISNTLKETELDPQYLELELTESIIQDSKYAITTMQKLKEMGIHLSIDDFGTGYSSLSYLKLFPIDSLKIDRSFTSNIFEDSKDAALVHTIIDMAHNLDLKVIAEGVETQEQLHFLRQRQCNEAQGYFFSRPVSGEELSIFLKNRS from the coding sequence ATGATGGAGACACTCTCTAACACCTACGACTTCCCCCTTGTCCTTCTTTCTATTCTTATCGCAATCATTGCTTCATTTGCTGCATTGGATCTAGGAATCCATATACATAAAGCAAAAGGCAATGCACGTTACATATGGTTATCTGGCGGAGCATTTGCGATGGGGATGGGCATTTGGTCCATGCATTTCATAGCTATGCTTGCTTTCCATTTGTCCGTCCCTGTCACCTACAATGTAACGCTGGTCATTGTTTCAATTATTCCTGCGATTCTTTCATCGGGGTTAGCCTTACATATAGTAAGTCAGCCTTCCATGCGTAAATTTCAAGTTATCACAGGTGCCTTTTTCATGGGGATTGGCATAGTTTCTATGCATTATTCCGGGATGGAAGCCATGGTGATGGAAGCAACAATTACATATAATTCTTTTCTTTGGGCTCTTTCTGCCATCATTGCTTTTGTCGTATCCTTAGTAGCTTTGCTTCTGTTGTTTTTGGCAAAACAACATTCGAATAAACCAGGTTTTAGGTGGAGAAAAGCAGGAAGTGCCCTCGTAATGGGGATAGCTATAGCGGGTATGCATTACACCGGGATGTCGGCGGCAACGTTCAGACACGATCATCAACAAATCAGCTTGCATGGAGCCTCGTTCGATAATACCCTTCTAGCGTATTCGATTGGAATTGGCATGCTCATTATTTTGGGGTTGGTGTTTATCAGCACCTTTATTGAAAACCGTTTTGAATCACAATCTTTGGGGTCAGAAAGAAAATTCCGTTCCGTGATCGAGTCTGCTAACGACGCTATTATTTTAGCCGACAGCACGGGCACCATTATTTCATGGAACAACGGAGCCCAGCTCATCTTTGGATATCAAGAAAAGGACACCATAGGCAAAAAACTGCAAATTATTATACCTGAACGATACAGAGAAGCTCATAAAAAGGGAATGGAACGTTACCTTTCCACACGTACTCCACACGTTATTGGGAAAACCGTCGAATTACAGGGACTGAGAGAAGATGGAAGCGAATTTCCCATCGATCTTTCTCTTGCCACTTGGGTAGAAGAAGGAAACACTTACTTCAGCAGCATCATTCGAGATATTACGGAACGAAAAAAAGCCGAAGAAAAAATCAATCAAATGGTTTATCTGGATCCTTTGACGGGACTGCCAAATCGACATTTGCTCAATGACCGCCTCACGCAAGCCTTAGATCAGGCAAAGGAAAATAAGCAGACCATAGGAATTATGTTTATCGATTTGGATCGTTTCAAATATATCAATGATACGTTAGGTCATGCCATGGGTGATCGTTTATTGATTGAGGTTGCCAAGCGAATTCGAGACAGCATGGGTAAAATGGATACCGTTTCACGGCAAGGTGGAGATGAGTTTGTTGTGCTTCTCCCTAACACGACTTCGGATGAGGTTACGAAAAAAGCCCAAAAAATAGTCCAATTATTCACGCAATCGGTTGTGTTAAGTGAGCATGAGATGTTCGTAACCCCATCGATTGGGATTAGCTTGTTCCCAGCCGATGGCAGGGATATAGAGACCTTGATCAAGAATGCGGATACAGCCATGTACCGTGTTAAAGAGCAAGGAAAGAATAATTTCCAGTTTTATACACCTGATATGAATGAAATTGTATCCCAAAAAATGAAGTTAGAGATGGGACTTCGCAAAGGGTTGGAACGCGGTGAGTTTAAGGTTTACTATCAGCCACAGATTGATGTTATTTCCGGTAAAGTGATTGGAGTAGAAGCCCTGATCCGTTGGCAGCATCCGGAGTGGGGACATATCTCTCCCGATGAGTTTATCCCTTTAGCGGAGGAAACGGGACTTATTATCCCAATAGGCGAATGGGTGCTTTATGAGGCGTGCCACCAAAATAAAATTTGGCAAAATGCAGGCTACCCACCTTTACGTATCGCTGTAAATATATCGTCCCGTCAATTTCAACAAAATAATTTAGTTGAGATGATCAGTAACACGTTAAAAGAAACGGAACTTGACCCTCAATATCTGGAGCTTGAACTAACCGAGAGCATCATCCAAGATTCGAAGTATGCGATTACGACTATGCAAAAACTTAAAGAAATGGGTATTCATCTATCCATTGATGATTTTGGAACCGGATATTCTTCTTTAAGCTATTTGAAGCTTTTCCCCATCGACAGCTTAAAAATCGATCGCTCTTTTACAAGCAATATTTTTGAGGATTCAAAGGATGCAGCACTTGTTCATACCATCATCGATATGGCACACAATCTGGATTTAAAAGTGATTGCGGAAGGCGTTGAAACGCAGGAGCAGTTACATTTTCTTAGGCAGAGACAATGCAACGAAGCGCAAGGATACTTTTTTAGCCGGCCCGTATCCGGTGAAGAACTATCCATTTTCTTAAAGAACCGTTCGTAA
- a CDS encoding SDR family oxidoreductase yields MRALFIGGTGTISSAITKQLLEKGCELYLLNRGTRNEDLPAGVNIIKADINDEEQVSKLIENLEFDVVADFIAFEPAQVERDYRLFKDKTKQFMFISSASAYQTPLSDYRITEGTPLSNPYWAYSRNKIACEEYLMKQYRENGFPITIVRPSHTYSERAIPLGVHGSKGTWQVAKRMLENKPVIIHGDGTSLWTMTHNSDFAKGFIGLMGNIHAIGESVHITSDETVTWNQIYEVIADALGVKLKAVHVSSEFLAACSKEDYRGGLLGDKANSVVFDNSKLKRLVPEFVASTRFDQGIRQTIAYILAHPEHQTEDKEFDRWCDKVILALEAALRKITE; encoded by the coding sequence ATGAGAGCACTATTCATCGGAGGTACAGGGACGATCAGCTCTGCAATCACTAAGCAGTTGTTAGAAAAAGGATGCGAGCTTTATCTTCTAAATAGAGGCACAAGGAATGAGGACTTGCCAGCGGGCGTAAATATTATAAAAGCAGATATTAATGATGAAGAGCAGGTATCTAAGCTTATTGAGAACTTGGAGTTTGATGTCGTCGCTGATTTCATAGCATTTGAACCGGCTCAGGTGGAAAGAGATTATCGCTTATTTAAGGATAAAACAAAACAATTTATGTTTATTAGCTCTGCTTCTGCCTACCAAACGCCTTTATCCGACTATAGAATTACGGAGGGAACTCCTTTATCAAACCCTTATTGGGCGTATTCTAGAAATAAGATTGCCTGTGAAGAATATTTGATGAAACAGTATCGTGAGAATGGCTTTCCAATAACGATCGTAAGACCAAGTCACACTTATAGTGAACGTGCGATCCCACTTGGCGTACATGGAAGTAAGGGTACCTGGCAGGTTGCCAAGCGAATGCTGGAGAACAAACCAGTGATTATTCATGGAGATGGTACTTCCCTGTGGACAATGACACACAATAGTGATTTTGCTAAAGGTTTTATTGGTTTAATGGGTAATATTCATGCGATTGGTGAGTCCGTTCATATCACTTCAGATGAGACGGTTACCTGGAATCAAATTTACGAGGTCATTGCTGACGCTCTTGGAGTAAAGCTCAAAGCTGTCCATGTTTCATCTGAATTTCTGGCAGCTTGCAGTAAGGAGGATTACAGGGGCGGGTTGCTAGGAGATAAGGCCAATTCGGTCGTATTTGATAATTCAAAGCTGAAACGACTTGTTCCCGAATTTGTTGCGAGCACGCGATTTGATCAAGGGATTAGGCAAACGATCGCCTATATTTTGGCCCATCCGGAACATCAAACAGAGGATAAGGAATTTGATCGTTGGTGTGATAAGGTTATCCTTGCATTAGAGGCTGCTTTAAGGAAAATAACGGAATAG
- a CDS encoding NAD-dependent epimerase/dehydratase family protein, translating into MNIFATGATGKVGSRFIPRLLQQGHNVKILVRDAAKADSFQQQGIEVIEGDLLQPESLANMLQGIDTVVHLAAQFRGVDEATARMSNIDASINLAEAALTANVPRFLFASTNLVYGASDHDRPSLENDELRPAFPYPQTKATAEEELLRLHREKGLGLCILRFAFVYGERDPHVSEFLPIMSKWNPAKRLHMVHHADVGQALLLAASTPKIDGRIYNIADDSPITVAELFQLNDVPYQEPSKDLQQAFNPWDMIVDTTRVRDELNFRPTFPSFYTARDAGAL; encoded by the coding sequence ATGAATATTTTCGCAACCGGGGCAACAGGTAAAGTAGGAAGCCGGTTTATACCGCGCTTACTGCAACAAGGTCATAACGTTAAAATTTTGGTTCGTGATGCTGCAAAGGCGGATTCATTTCAACAGCAAGGGATCGAGGTTATAGAAGGTGACCTATTGCAACCGGAAAGTCTCGCTAACATGTTGCAAGGTATTGATACCGTGGTACATCTAGCTGCACAATTTCGCGGAGTAGATGAAGCAACAGCGAGAATGTCAAACATTGATGCCAGCATTAACTTAGCGGAGGCTGCTCTGACAGCAAACGTTCCAAGGTTTTTATTTGCAAGCACGAATCTAGTGTATGGAGCTAGTGATCATGACAGACCAAGCCTTGAAAACGACGAATTACGACCTGCATTTCCTTATCCGCAAACCAAAGCGACCGCTGAGGAAGAGTTGCTTCGGCTGCATCGTGAGAAGGGATTAGGGCTGTGCATCCTACGGTTTGCTTTTGTCTATGGTGAGCGTGATCCCCATGTCTCGGAATTTCTCCCAATCATGAGCAAGTGGAATCCCGCCAAGCGGCTCCATATGGTGCATCATGCGGATGTGGGCCAAGCACTGCTGCTTGCTGCCTCAACACCAAAAATAGACGGCCGCATCTACAACATTGCCGATGACTCCCCCATAACCGTGGCAGAGCTGTTTCAACTCAATGATGTGCCCTACCAAGAACCGTCGAAAGACTTACAGCAAGCGTTCAATCCATGGGACATGATCGTAGATACAACACGCGTTAGAGACGAATTAAACTTTCGTCCTACCTTCCCTTCATTCTATACAGCAAGGGATGCAGGAGCATTATAA